Proteins from a single region of Desulfuribacillus stibiiarsenatis:
- the spoIIID gene encoding sporulation transcriptional regulator SpoIIID — protein MHDYIKDRTLKIANHFLDTQDTVRELAKKFGVSKSTVHKDLAERLPDINPEIAEKVKHILEYHKSIRHLRGGEATKNKYLKEKDDI, from the coding sequence TTGCATGATTACATCAAAGATCGGACTTTAAAAATAGCGAATCATTTTTTAGACACGCAAGATACAGTGCGTGAATTGGCGAAAAAATTCGGTGTCTCCAAAAGCACAGTCCATAAAGATCTAGCAGAACGCTTACCAGATATCAATCCGGAAATAGCTGAAAAAGTAAAGCATATCCTGGAGTACCATAAGTCGATTCGACACTTAAGAGGGGGAGAAGCTACGAAAAATAAATATTTAAAAGAAAAAGACGATATCTAA
- a CDS encoding NADH-quinone oxidoreductase subunit N, which yields MPNLMDANWALLTPEIVLVSFAILILIFDFMTGIKGHKPTLGMLSIFALLVTIVLVARGDGMSYIDHTFVVDSFAILFKVVILLGVTLVILLSMNYLNRHDDIYQGEYYYLLLFAAAGAMLMVSSLDLVTLYVGLEILSISSYCLAGFRKTNVKSNEAALKYVILGGVASAFILFGMSYVYGLTGTTNLLSIATQLPEVYQAYSYLVIMALLFMIVGFGFKISIVPFHMWAPDVYEGAPTPITAFLTVVSKVAGFAIFLRILTVGFGSMFAHWNYYIAAIAAATMIVGNVVALRQRNIKRLMAYSGIAQAGYLLVPIGAALSWNVTLSQILFYSVAYLFMTLGAFAVITLVTENDSSEDISAFAGLHRRSPVLAFSMTVFLISLAGLPLTAGFFGKFYIFIGVMTGQMYWLAAIMAVTSIISFYYYFGIIREMYMRDTDKRSILLPSTLSITIAICLVGTIGLGVFPNILTNFLINVEWIMF from the coding sequence ATGCCAAATCTAATGGATGCGAATTGGGCGTTATTAACTCCTGAAATCGTGCTAGTCAGTTTCGCAATATTGATTTTAATATTTGACTTCATGACGGGGATCAAAGGACATAAACCAACATTAGGGATGCTAAGCATATTTGCATTACTAGTGACAATCGTATTAGTCGCGCGTGGCGATGGAATGTCTTATATTGATCACACATTTGTCGTAGACTCCTTTGCGATACTGTTTAAAGTAGTCATATTATTAGGAGTTACTTTAGTCATTTTATTATCGATGAATTATCTCAATCGACATGATGACATCTATCAAGGAGAGTATTATTACCTGCTACTATTTGCGGCAGCAGGCGCAATGTTGATGGTATCTTCATTAGATTTAGTGACACTGTATGTAGGGTTAGAAATATTAAGTATTTCCTCCTACTGCTTAGCGGGCTTCCGCAAAACCAACGTAAAATCGAATGAAGCAGCGTTAAAATATGTAATCTTAGGTGGCGTAGCATCAGCATTCATCCTATTTGGAATGTCGTATGTCTATGGTTTAACTGGGACGACAAACCTACTGTCAATTGCTACACAGCTACCGGAAGTGTATCAAGCCTATAGCTATTTAGTGATTATGGCACTGCTATTTATGATCGTAGGATTTGGTTTTAAAATTTCCATCGTTCCGTTCCATATGTGGGCACCAGATGTCTATGAGGGAGCACCTACTCCAATCACAGCATTCTTAACGGTGGTTTCAAAGGTAGCAGGCTTTGCGATTTTCTTGCGAATCCTAACAGTCGGATTTGGCTCTATGTTCGCTCATTGGAATTATTATATAGCTGCAATTGCAGCAGCAACGATGATTGTAGGTAACGTCGTGGCACTTAGACAGAGAAACATCAAGCGTCTAATGGCGTACTCAGGGATTGCGCAAGCAGGATACTTGCTAGTGCCAATTGGAGCCGCATTGTCCTGGAACGTCACCCTTAGTCAAATTCTTTTTTACTCTGTTGCGTATTTATTTATGACACTAGGAGCATTCGCGGTCATCACATTAGTGACGGAAAACGACAGTTCTGAAGATATTTCAGCATTTGCAGGACTGCACAGACGTTCACCGGTCCTTGCATTTTCGATGACGGTGTTCCTGATTTCATTAGCTGGACTACCACTGACTGCAGGATTTTTCGGAAAGTTTTACATCTTTATTGGCGTTATGACGGGGCAAATGTATTGGCTAGCAGCGATTATGGCAGTTACGAGTATCATCTCGTTTTACTACTATTTCGGGATTATCAGGGAAATGTATATGCGTGATACGGATAAACGCTCGATTCTACTTCCTTCGACATTATCGATCACAATCGCTATTTGCTTAGTGGGAACCATTGGCCTCGGAGTATTTCCGAACATCTTGACAAACTTCTTAATTAATGTAGAATGGATAATGTTTTAG
- the murA gene encoding UDP-N-acetylglucosamine 1-carboxyvinyltransferase, with the protein MNENQFQERIIVKKASPLKGTIRIHGAKNAVLPIIAASILGKSEPSFIDDVPDLEDVRILCDAIRHLGGKVEYDSETLKIDTTSLHTTEPPKQLVQQMRASFLLMGSLLARTGHVKIYLPGGCAIGARPIDQHLKGFQALGAKIIITEEYVEAFVKERLQGAIIYLDTPSVGATENIMMAACLAKGTTILENAAQEPEIVDLANYLNSMGANIKGAGTNLIRIEGVEELYGTRHTVIPDRIETGTFLTVAAITQSELYLKGAMGNHLRAVISKLSEAGVHITEDDDGIFVSALQPLKPLQIKTLPYPGFPTDMQAQFVTMLAAASGTSYVSETVFENRYMHCTELQKMGANIIVDGRHATVIGGQPLQGAQVRMTDLRAGAAMIMAGLIAEGTTEITQLHHIDRGYVDIVGKLKNVGAEIHRMKPVESIPVQVLEQEEETITESITTRILRPTFV; encoded by the coding sequence TTGAACGAAAATCAATTTCAGGAACGGATAATTGTAAAAAAAGCATCTCCACTTAAAGGGACGATTCGTATACATGGTGCAAAAAATGCAGTTTTACCGATTATAGCAGCTTCTATTTTGGGTAAAAGTGAGCCAAGCTTTATTGATGATGTACCAGATTTAGAGGATGTTCGTATATTATGTGATGCCATTCGACATTTAGGGGGAAAGGTTGAGTATGACTCAGAAACCCTAAAGATTGATACAACGAGTTTACACACGACAGAACCACCAAAGCAATTAGTTCAGCAGATGCGAGCTTCCTTTTTACTGATGGGGTCCCTGCTTGCAAGAACAGGACATGTTAAGATTTATTTACCAGGTGGATGTGCGATTGGTGCTAGACCAATTGATCAGCACTTAAAAGGGTTTCAAGCCCTAGGTGCAAAGATTATCATTACAGAAGAATATGTAGAAGCGTTCGTGAAAGAGCGTTTACAAGGTGCAATCATTTATTTGGATACTCCAAGTGTTGGTGCAACGGAGAATATAATGATGGCGGCGTGTCTCGCAAAGGGTACGACGATATTAGAAAATGCTGCACAAGAGCCAGAAATCGTGGATTTAGCGAATTACTTGAACTCTATGGGCGCGAACATTAAAGGTGCTGGTACGAATTTGATTCGTATTGAGGGTGTTGAAGAGTTATATGGTACGCGTCATACAGTCATTCCTGACCGTATCGAGACTGGCACATTCTTAACAGTAGCTGCCATCACTCAAAGTGAATTATATCTAAAAGGTGCCATGGGCAATCACCTGCGCGCCGTAATATCGAAATTATCAGAGGCTGGTGTACATATTACCGAAGACGATGATGGTATATTTGTCAGCGCTTTACAACCTTTGAAACCATTACAAATCAAAACATTGCCATATCCAGGCTTCCCAACGGACATGCAAGCACAGTTTGTTACGATGCTTGCAGCAGCAAGTGGTACTAGCTATGTGTCAGAAACGGTGTTTGAAAACCGCTATATGCATTGCACAGAGCTACAGAAGATGGGTGCCAATATCATTGTCGATGGCCGTCATGCTACCGTTATTGGCGGACAACCGCTACAAGGAGCACAAGTGAGGATGACAGACCTTAGAGCAGGTGCTGCTATGATTATGGCAGGTCTGATTGCTGAGGGAACTACTGAAATTACGCAGCTTCATCATATCGACCGTGGTTATGTTGATATCGTCGGGAAGCTGAAGAATGTCGGTGCGGAGATTCACCGCATGAAACCAGTGGAGTCAATTCCTGTACAAGTTTTAGAACAGGAAGAGGAAACGATTACAGAATCGATTACGACACGTATTTTACGACCAACTTTTGTGTAA
- a CDS encoding M23 family metallopeptidase, with amino-acid sequence MDNEKNPQVKWWKSLLGKKWTFPAIYLIASVLIVTLMWTKSDTGNYQLSKEDSIFKAPQEEYVIDQPITAAPQNPETVELEEAVPVTAEDVQVSWPLEMSEKAKIVTSFYSETASAEERSKAVYEYTDKTTTKFIHSKGIGIVSGEEKFDVFAVANGEVTMAEEDALYGMKVKISHGDGLETVYASLSKVTVKVGDEVKAGMKIGQAGKSEIRKDLPNHLYFEAYKLGEAIDPVSILPEAPVVRTQG; translated from the coding sequence ATGGATAATGAAAAAAATCCACAAGTCAAATGGTGGAAATCTCTGTTAGGTAAGAAGTGGACTTTCCCGGCAATTTATCTTATCGCTTCTGTACTAATCGTAACTCTTATGTGGACCAAAAGTGATACTGGAAACTATCAGTTATCAAAGGAAGACAGTATTTTTAAGGCTCCACAAGAAGAATACGTAATCGATCAACCGATTACAGCAGCCCCTCAGAATCCTGAGACTGTAGAGTTAGAAGAAGCGGTACCAGTAACTGCGGAAGACGTTCAAGTATCTTGGCCTCTAGAGATGAGTGAGAAAGCGAAAATTGTAACAAGCTTTTATTCAGAAACAGCTAGCGCAGAAGAACGCAGTAAAGCAGTCTATGAATACACAGACAAGACGACTACGAAGTTCATCCATTCTAAAGGAATTGGCATCGTAAGTGGTGAAGAGAAGTTTGATGTATTCGCAGTTGCCAACGGCGAAGTAACCATGGCTGAAGAAGATGCCTTATATGGCATGAAAGTAAAAATCTCCCATGGCGATGGTTTAGAAACAGTTTACGCAAGTCTTTCTAAAGTAACAGTTAAGGTTGGCGATGAAGTCAAAGCGGGAATGAAAATCGGTCAAGCTGGCAAGAGTGAAATACGCAAAGATTTACCTAACCACTTATATTTTGAAGCATACAAGCTCGGAGAAGCGATCGATCCAGTATCCATCCTACCTGAGGCACCAGTAGTAAGAACGCAGGGATAA
- the spoIID gene encoding stage II sporulation protein D, translating to MERFKSLQSFKERYRQGLRGKPSSSMETNGREEKGHVLRKATFLVIAFLILTIGIPSLVIWLTDQETTPIELDIDPEGFMVQLHRSKENQVVELPLEQYIRGVIAAEMPAEFHLEALKAQSLAARTYFINKWSQSNQPISDDYRIDQAYLSDQELKIRWGASYTDYSNKINQALNETKGLILTYEKKPIEAYFFSTSNGYTENSEDVWSKATPYLRSVESTGDVISPKFQDSKVIPIQTVHQKLGLAIPVSSWNQGQPPKMQAVKRSHGNRIKELQIGDQTFTGREVREKLGLNSTHFTVSIQGKDMHFTTYGYGHGVGMSQWGAEALAREGNAAEEIVKHYYQGVTIEPYTQVSMLWPKLQETLAKKQGTEQPMP from the coding sequence ATGGAAAGGTTTAAGTCACTACAATCATTTAAAGAACGTTATAGGCAAGGGTTACGCGGTAAGCCTTCATCATCAATGGAGACCAATGGAAGAGAGGAAAAAGGACACGTTTTGCGGAAGGCCACATTTCTAGTAATTGCTTTTCTGATATTAACCATTGGAATTCCGTCACTTGTCATTTGGCTTACGGATCAAGAGACCACCCCAATCGAACTCGATATTGATCCCGAAGGATTTATGGTTCAGCTGCATCGGAGTAAAGAAAATCAAGTTGTAGAGCTTCCATTAGAACAGTACATAAGAGGTGTGATAGCAGCAGAAATGCCAGCGGAATTTCACTTAGAAGCATTGAAAGCGCAATCATTAGCTGCTAGAACATATTTTATTAACAAATGGAGCCAGAGTAATCAGCCAATCTCCGACGATTATCGAATAGACCAAGCATACCTATCAGACCAGGAACTGAAGATTCGCTGGGGTGCATCCTATACAGACTATTCCAATAAAATTAACCAGGCCTTAAACGAAACCAAAGGCCTAATTCTGACGTACGAAAAGAAGCCAATCGAGGCATATTTCTTTTCCACCTCCAACGGATATACAGAGAACTCTGAAGATGTGTGGAGCAAAGCGACGCCTTATCTACGCAGCGTCGAAAGTACGGGGGACGTAATTTCGCCAAAGTTCCAGGATTCGAAGGTAATTCCAATACAAACGGTGCATCAAAAGCTGGGATTAGCTATCCCTGTTTCGTCATGGAATCAAGGACAGCCGCCGAAAATGCAAGCAGTGAAACGCTCCCATGGAAATCGCATTAAAGAGCTGCAAATTGGCGATCAAACGTTTACAGGTCGTGAAGTACGGGAAAAGCTTGGGCTAAATTCTACGCATTTCACTGTGAGCATTCAAGGCAAAGATATGCACTTTACTACTTATGGGTATGGACATGGAGTTGGGATGAGTCAATGGGGGGCAGAAGCACTGGCGCGAGAAGGAAATGCGGCTGAAGAGATTGTGAAGCACTATTACCAAGGTGTCACCATTGAGCCGTATACACAAGTTTCCATGCTATGGCCTAAGCTCCAAGAGACACTAGCAAAGAAGCAGGGTACAGAGCAGCCAATGCCATAA
- a CDS encoding DUF1146 family protein, with the protein MSGESQVFYGVVSIINLIWLGVCIYITWVCLREARWDKVFYDTTGIKARGFVLIMSIIIGTMLADFFTKYLTNSLYLRFLF; encoded by the coding sequence ATGTCAGGTGAGTCGCAAGTCTTCTACGGAGTCGTAAGTATCATAAACCTTATTTGGTTAGGTGTGTGCATATATATTACTTGGGTTTGCTTGCGCGAAGCCAGGTGGGATAAGGTTTTCTATGACACGACAGGCATTAAGGCGAGGGGCTTTGTACTCATAATGTCTATTATCATTGGGACTATGCTCGCAGATTTCTTTACCAAATACTTAACGAATTCCCTATATTTGCGGTTCCTTTTCTAA